In Streptomyces sp. SN-593, a single genomic region encodes these proteins:
- a CDS encoding fumarate reductase/succinate dehydrogenase flavoprotein subunit, which produces MNDYTRYGTGAPVADTKAPDGPIEDRWDTRRFTAKLVNPANRRKHRVIVVGTGLAGGSAGATLAEQGYHVVQFCYQDSPRRAHSIAAQGGINAAKNYRNDGDSIHRLFYDTVKGGDFRSRESNVRRLAQISVEIIDQCVAQGVPFAREYGGLLDTRSFGGVQVSRTFYARGQTGQQLLLGAYQALSRQIAAGNVEIHPRTEMLDLLVVEGRARGIVARDLVTGEISTHLADAVVLASGGYGNVFYLSTNAMNSNATAIWRAHRRGAYFANPCFTQIHPTCIPRTGDHQSKLTLMSESLRNDGRIWVPKEKGDTRPPADIPEAERDYYLERIYPSFGNLVPRDIASRAAKNVCDEGRGVGPGGQGVYLDFADAITRLGRRAVEEKYGNLFEMYERITAENPYEVPMRIYPAVHYTMGGLWVDYDLQTTVPGLFAIGEANFSDHGANRLGASALMQGLADGYFVLPATLNDYLARHPAADPVDPAHPAVTEAVTATEERLRRLVSVDGDRTADSFHRELGELMWELCGMSRTEQGLRKALDRIPQIREEFWRRIKVPGTEAEFNQSLERANRVVDYLELAELMCLDALHRAESCGGHFREESQTPDGEAARRDDEFGYAAGWEFTGTGRPPVLHREELVFTEVHPTQRSYA; this is translated from the coding sequence TTGAACGACTACACCCGCTACGGCACCGGCGCGCCCGTCGCCGACACCAAGGCTCCCGACGGGCCGATCGAGGACCGCTGGGACACCCGCCGCTTCACCGCGAAACTCGTCAACCCGGCCAACCGCCGCAAGCACCGGGTGATCGTGGTCGGCACCGGCCTCGCCGGCGGTTCGGCCGGCGCGACCCTCGCCGAACAGGGCTACCACGTCGTGCAGTTCTGCTACCAGGACTCGCCGCGCCGGGCCCACTCCATCGCCGCGCAGGGCGGCATCAACGCCGCGAAGAACTACCGCAACGACGGCGACTCGATCCACCGGCTCTTCTACGACACCGTCAAGGGCGGCGACTTCCGCTCCCGCGAGTCCAACGTCCGCCGGCTGGCGCAGATCTCGGTGGAGATCATCGACCAGTGCGTCGCGCAGGGCGTCCCCTTCGCCCGCGAGTACGGCGGGCTGCTCGACACCCGCTCGTTCGGCGGCGTCCAGGTCTCCCGCACCTTCTACGCCCGCGGCCAGACCGGCCAGCAACTGCTGCTCGGCGCCTACCAGGCGCTGTCCCGGCAGATCGCGGCCGGCAACGTCGAGATCCACCCGCGCACCGAGATGCTGGACCTGCTGGTCGTGGAGGGGCGGGCCCGCGGCATCGTCGCCCGCGACCTGGTCACCGGCGAGATCAGCACCCACCTCGCCGACGCCGTGGTGCTCGCCTCCGGCGGCTACGGCAACGTCTTCTACCTGTCGACCAACGCGATGAACTCCAACGCCACCGCGATCTGGCGGGCGCACCGCCGCGGCGCGTACTTCGCCAACCCGTGCTTCACCCAGATCCACCCCACCTGCATCCCGCGCACCGGCGACCACCAGTCCAAGCTGACGCTGATGAGCGAGTCGCTGCGCAACGACGGCCGGATCTGGGTGCCGAAGGAGAAGGGCGACACGCGCCCGCCGGCCGACATCCCCGAGGCCGAGCGCGACTACTACCTGGAGCGGATCTACCCCTCGTTCGGCAACCTGGTGCCGCGCGACATCGCCTCCCGCGCCGCGAAGAACGTCTGCGACGAGGGCCGCGGCGTCGGCCCCGGCGGCCAGGGCGTCTACCTCGACTTCGCCGACGCCATCACCCGGCTGGGCCGGCGCGCGGTCGAGGAGAAGTACGGCAACCTCTTCGAGATGTACGAGCGGATCACCGCGGAGAACCCGTACGAGGTGCCGATGCGGATCTACCCGGCCGTGCACTACACGATGGGCGGCCTGTGGGTGGACTACGACCTCCAGACCACCGTGCCCGGGCTGTTCGCGATCGGCGAGGCCAACTTCTCCGACCACGGCGCGAACCGGCTCGGCGCGTCCGCGCTCATGCAGGGGCTGGCCGACGGCTACTTCGTGCTGCCCGCCACCCTCAACGACTACCTCGCCCGGCACCCGGCCGCCGACCCGGTGGACCCCGCGCACCCGGCCGTCACCGAGGCGGTGACCGCGACCGAGGAGCGGCTGCGCCGGCTGGTGAGCGTGGACGGCGACCGGACCGCCGACTCCTTCCACCGCGAACTCGGCGAGCTGATGTGGGAGTTGTGCGGGATGTCGCGCACCGAGCAGGGCCTGCGCAAGGCCCTGGACCGCATCCCGCAGATCCGCGAGGAGTTCTGGCGCCGGATCAAGGTGCCCGGTACCGAGGCGGAGTTCAACCAGTCCCTGGAGCGCGCCAACCGGGTCGTGGACTACCTCGAACTCGCCGAGCTGATGTGCCTGGACGCCCTGCACCGGGCCGAGTCCTGCGGCGGCCACTTCCGCGAGGAGTCGCAGACCCCCGACGGCGAGGCCGCCCGCCGCGACGACGAGTTCGGCTACGCCGCCGGCTGGGAGTTCACCGGCACCGGCAGGCCCCCGGTGCTGCACCGGGAAGAGCTCGTCTTCACCGAAGTCCACCCCACCCAGCGGAGCTACGCATGA